The sequence below is a genomic window from Myxococcus xanthus.
CGTCCGCAGGCGCGGGACGAAGGTCTCCGTGTGCATGGAGGCTCGCCGGGAGAGGACGTGGCGCACCAGCACCAGCGCCTCCCAGCTCGACTCCGGGTTCTCCAGCGCGTCAAACAGCACCGGGGCCAATGTCGGGCCGAGGTGCTCCAGCGCCGACGTGGGCGACTCCAGGAGGTGGCGCACAATGGCTGGCGCTGCTCTCTCGTCATCAAGTGAGGAGAGCGCGTGCAGGGCCAGCCCACCGGGCTCCCGCTCATACGCCTCAATGAGCGCAGGTAAGGCGCCCGTGGCCTTCTCCCCCATATTCGCCAGCGCCTGCGCTGCACCGCCGCGCACGCGACGCTCTGGGTGCCGAAGCAGCGGAATCAGCCGAGGGACGACGCCCTCTCCCTCGCGCCCCAGTTTCCAGGCCGCACACGCCTGCTCCGGCGGCAGCCACTTCTCCCCTGTGTCGGGCCCGTGGAGCTCCTGCAGCAGCGCAAGGCACGCGTCAGCCCCCTGGCAGCAACCCTCCCACGTCCTGGAGTCTTCCCGCTTCCACGGCCGGGAACACCCCAGTGCCAGCACCACCGCCACGCACACGAGCCCGGTCAGCCAGCGGGGACGCCCAGACTTCAACTCTCTCTCCATGTCATCGCCTCTCATTCCCCCTTCACTGGGAAGGGACTCCGAAACAAACGCTTCAGCCAGTCACGAGCCGCGCGGCGAACGAGCGCGGCGAACGAGGGGCTTTCACGACGCGGGTGCCGGCCAGCCAGTCGTGAAGACACCGTCGGTCCTCTCCAACGATGAAGAGGGCGTCCACGAGGCTGAACCAGCCGCAGTAGCCGCAGAGCGCAATCGGGAGCGCGTTCCTCAAAAGGGCAATGCGCCAGACTTCCGCCGGCCGCCCGTCCCTTCTGACGACGCGGATTCCCAGGAGCCGCTTGCCGAGACTCGCCCCCGCGCCTCGAATCAGGCTGGCCTGCACAAGCAACACGAGGAGCGCCGGGACATAGACGGCAGGAGCCGTCATCGCCGCCTCGTCCGGAAGGGCCAGGCACCGGAGGACACCCAGGAGCAGGGACGGGAGCAGGAGCGCCACACCATCGACGAGGCTTGCCGCAAGCCGGGCCCTGCGCGTCGCCAGCTCCGGAGCCGCATGAAGGCACCGGAAGCACAGGCCCCCACTGGACGAGGCACAGAAGGCACAGATGAAGGTGCCGCAACGAATACAGGCCAGGGCGGCGGAGAAGCCAGGATGCTTGGAGCATGGGGACTTCGAAATCGACTCAAGGGCCTCGCGGAAGTCGGACATGGAGGGCCGCAGCACAGCTAGGCCCGCCCCAAGGCAGCAAGTTCCTTCGGCTAGAAAATCCGGCCTGCACCCACAAATGCAACCCAACAGGTTTATTCTACTCGACCCTTCCGGCAGCCCTCTTGCCACCCACTGGTTGCCTCGACACCTGAATCCGCTGCCTGGGAGGGCGTCCCGCTCAAGAAACGAGCCCTTGGAGCGCACCACTCCAGGGCGGCTCCACCGAGGAGGAATCCCGCATCTGGCGGATGGGGTGGCCAACCTCGGTCACGACTGCTTGCGTGCGTCAAGGAGAGTAAGCGAGGCGTACACGGGGGCATCGCTCTGCGTGGAATAGCCGAAGCGGAGTCGGAAACACCGAGGGCGCTGCACAACTTTGAGGTTCGAGCTCCGGGCCTCCGCCCGCTCGAACATCCGAGGCTTCGAGGAGGTGGTGGAGGCGAGCGCCAAGCCGCATTGGACATCTGCCGGGGCCGGCCGCTCGTCTTAATCTGCCGGCACGGGGCGCCGGCTCGCCGTCCTCGCAGCGGAGGAGGGCAGCCCCGGCCCACGCGACACGTCTCTCGTAATCAATGGTCCTAACCGTCCAGGCACGTCACGCCGAGCAGACCGTCGTTGGACGGAGCCGCGCAGCGTGTGCGAAAACAGCCGCATGTTCGAGTTAAACGATGCACTTGAGCGCCTGCACCTGCCGCCCGCCCGAACCCTTGTGCTGAGGAATGCCGTCTCCGAACTCGGCGAGGCGATCTACTGGATTGCAGACGAACGTCCGGAACTCTTCTGCGCCTATCAGCACACTCAAGGGCCGCAGCTCGCCGTCGCCATGCAGCGCGCGCAGTACATCGTCTCCTGCATTGGGCATGCGCCGGACCGAGCCGTCTTCGTCGGTGTCTACGAAATCATGGGCGGCCGGCTGATCGATGCGGCTCAGTTCAACGCCCTTCCGGAGCATCAAGAACTCGCCCGAAACGGCTACGGAATGCTCGCCGACCCCGACACTACTTGGGCCTTCGACCTGCAGGCGCGTCCCTTCATGGAGGCGTGGAAGGGGAAGCTGGTGTTCGGTTGGCCCGGCGGCACACGCAGTTGGTGGCGTCACGCCAGCCGGAATCGCTTTCCGATTGAAGCGCTGGTCGAGGAGAGCATCATCAAGCGAAGACTTCCGCCCTGGCAGGAGCTGGTGCTGACGTGGGCGCAGCTTGCTCTGCTCCCCACGTCCTGGCAAATCCCACTGTCGCAGTGGCGCGGGATTTACTTCATTCACGACGAACGCAGGCGCCTGGGCTACGTGGGCTCCGCGGCCGGGGCGGAGAACTTGCTCGGCCGCTGGCTTGACTACGCCACCAGCGGCCATGGCGGAAACAAACTGCTCCGGCAATCACGACCGGCCGACCTCCGATTCAGCGTGCTCGAGCGCACTTCGCCCGACATAGCGGTGCGGGAGGTGGTTCTCCTCGAGCAGACGTGGAAGCGCCGGCTGCACACGCGCACACCCTGCGGCCTGAACGAGAACTGAGCCGGACGTTTACCTAAGCCGGTTCGGAATCGAAGGCCTGAGCGACGAGCGGAGGCGTGGAGTTGCTTGGATCTCGTGGCGATCCCGCTGTCACTACCCAAAACTCGGTCGCTGCGTCACGGGTGCGCCAAGCCGGTTCGGCAGCGCGTCGAAACCAGTGAGCGAGGCGTGCGCGGTCGTCGCTCTGCCTGAGCCGGCGATGCCGAGGGCCAGAAGCTCCAGGGTGCTGTGCGACCTTCCTATTCGGGCACCTCGCCTCCTCGGCAACGAAGACAAGGTCGAGTTCGAGACAGCCAATAATTCCCGAGTTGGCCATCCCTACGCGATTCGCCGGCCCATGCCATCTGACTATTCGCGCCGCCTCCTCGTCCTGCGGTGCTACCGAACACGGGAGACGTAGTCCTTAATGCAGTTTTCCACGGCCGCTGCCTCTTCATACCTGCGGCGGTCCTTTAGTTCCCTATAGCGCGCCAACAGCATGACGACGAGGATTCGGTGGATTACGTCGCGCCCAGTCCCGTCGACAAATTTAAGCACAACCAATCTTGGGCAATATCTGTATGCGTTCTGATGCCGACTCGACGGTTCAAGACAGTGCATACACTTAGGGTCGGATGGCATCTCTCCCATGATAGTCGCTGCCAACCACGAGCGCCACAACGTCTAATGTGCACGTCCCTTCCTTTGCTTTCGCTCCCGGCCTTCTCCTTCGTCGCGACGCCTTCCCCCGGCCGCACGCTTCCATGCGGCGCGGGAAGTACAGCGCGCACAATGGAGGCTCAAGATCGCCTCGGGAAGCCGTCTTGGCCGGCCGCGCACACCAAGAGGGACGGCGCGAGGACACACAATAAACCGAGAGGTTGGTTCAGCTCACGCAACCACCTTGCGGTCCGCCTTCGTGGAACCCGAGTCCTCGATCACTTCCAATCGCGGGAGTGCATTGACGAGCCTGACCGTCTCAAGGCTGACAGTGATTATGCGTAGCAGGAGCGACAGCGAATAGCGCGGGTCTCGGACTGTCTCAGCCGCCCAGGCGTTCGCGTCCTTCACGATGCCGCTCGCGTCGTCGGTCTTTACACACTGTCGCTCCACAACCCACTCGATCGCCGATTTGCCGTTTACGACATACTCGTAGGCCTCGAGTGGGATGTCGCGAACGGTGATGTGGTCGTTATAGTGGATGACGCTCTTATCCTTACCGTTGCCGAATCTCATTTTCTCGACGCGGTAACTCGCTCCGAAAGGCTTGGCGGGACCTTCGACACGAGCTGGATACTCGCCGACTTGCTCGAACCCGACATGGAGATCGCCGAGCGTGCGGCCGGCGCGACTGAATGCCCAGAAGTCCTCAGCCCTCTTCACGCGCGGGATCCGAGGGAGCTCCTTACCAAGATTATCTGCGAAGCGCTCGCGGTAATCGGCGGAGTGGAGCATTCCGTATACGTAGTAGAAAATGTCCTCCTTCGTGATGGTCTCTCCAGGGTAGGCGTCCCGGAAGTGAGCGAGGCCTACGTCGGTGATGCCGTCACGGCGCCCAAGGCTGGCGGGCACCTTCTTCGCAGTAGCAAAGAGCTGGCCCTGCGACTCGTCAGCTCCATCCGCGCTGTTCCCCCCATCGTAGAGGTAGAGAGGGAAGCATTGCGCTCCGCCGTCGATCTGAAACTCGGAGACGACGTCCAGCATCAACGCAAGATGTCCCGTGCCGGACCAGCGCTGCTTGACCATGATAACCCGATTCTCGGCGCTCGCGTGCGGGAATAGCCGGGGCATCTGGTAGACCATCTCGTTCAGCTTGCGGTCAAAATAGAGCCACTGCTTCGTGAAGGGGCGGTAGATGCTCGGCACAATTCGCCTTGCGTCGAACTCCAAGGCGATTCCTTTGGCCAGCTCATTCTTCAGGGCCCGGCTCCAACTGATGTTGCTCGGATCCGTATTGATGAAGTCTTCGATTCGTGCCTCGCGCCCCCTCTTATCGAGCTGCTGGTGCGCCTTGTTGAAGCGAGTGAGTTCAGCGTTATAGAACTCAATCAACCGCACCATGTTCTCGGCGATGCCGCGCCTGGACGCATTAAAGGCCCAGGCGTCCCGTGCTGTGACGACGCCAAGCGAAAAGTTTTCGAACAGTCGTGGCGACGACTCTTTCCTGTCCTTCACTCCAAGAGCGATATATTTATCAAAGCTCTCATCGCGTTGCCTAAGCCAGTCACCATGGGCATCGGGGGTGATGCGGGTCCAGCCGTTCGCCTCGTTGATTCCGACGATACTGCCGAAGTTCGCAATAGCTTGGAGTTTCTGGTCGCGAGAAAGGTAGTCGCCGACGTCGTAAAATTGGATGCTGCCGTGCTCCTTGGCGTCCGGGTTCTTCACCAGAAATGAGATTGCAACTGGTGCGCGGCTGCCCATGTCAAAGACATTTCCACCTTCCATTCGGCGGCGCTCGCCGGACGAACGTGCGTTCCCGCGCAGATGGAAGATGTAGATGCTGCTGAATTCTTCTTTCAAAGACCGACGCAGTCCGTCTGTGGTGTTCGATTCGACGAAACCCGCCCCGGTGACGAAGCCGACGATTCCACGGTTGCCAACACGGTCGCTCGCCCACCGGATGGCTCGGATGTAGCTGTTGTAGTTATTCTTCGCGAGCTTTGCATCGGAGCGCGCCACATAGGTTGCGGCGATTCGTGCGTCGAGAAGTGGATAGGCGAGGTTGGCGTTGTTGTCGTTCTCGCTCTCTTGGCCCTCTGAGTATGGGGGATTCCCGACGACCACCCGGATATCTAGCTTCTTCTGCCTCCTTCGGCGCGCGCTGTTGTCGACCAGCACGCGCGAGATGAGGTCGTCCTTCTCGTAGAGTTGGAAGGTGTCAGTTAGGCAAATGCCCTCGAAAGGCACGTACATCCCGCCTACGAGTCCGTGGTAGGCCGCTTCGATGTTGATCGCCGCGATGTAGTACGCGAGCAGGGCGATCTCGTTTGCGTGAATCTCCTTGGCGTACTTGCGCGGCAGATCTTCCTCCGCAATCAGCCCGCTCTGGAGCAGACGCGTGATGAACGTGCCGGTACCGGTAAACGGGTCGATTACATGCACTCCCTCGCTACCAAGCGTTTGGCCGAACTCGGCGCGTAGGAGATGGTCGACGCTCTTCAGGATGAAGTCGACGATTTCGACCGGCGTGTACACGATGCCAAGGCGCTCGGACATCTTCGGGAACGCGTTGCGGAAGAACTTGTCGTAGAGTTCGACGACGATCTTCTGCTTGCCTTGGGCGCTCTCGACGCCCTCGGCACGCATCTTCACCGAGGCATAGAACTTCTCCAAGGTGCTCGCTTCCTTGTCGAGGCGATGCTCCTGGAGTGCATCGAGGACTCCCTGCATTGCGCGCGACATCGAGTTCTCGGCAGCGAAGCTGTGGCCTGAGAAGAGCGCCTCGAAAACCGGCCTCGTCACGAGGTGCTGCGCAAGCATTTCGATGATTTCGTCCCGGGTGATGCTGTCGTTCAGGTCGTCGCGCAGTTCCTCTGCGAGCCGATCGAAGGCCTCCCGCTCACGCGTGTTCCTCGACTCATCGAGGATGCCGGTGATTCGGTCGATGTGTGTGCGGGCAATCTTGGCGATGTCCTTCGCCCAGTCCTCCCAGTGGTGGCGGTTGCCAACCTTCTGGACGAGCTTCGCGTAGATGGCGTGTTCGATCTCACCAATCTCGAACTCCATCTCCTGCTGCTCGGGCTTCGGGCTGAGGTTCTGGGGAGCACCAATCGTATTCCCGCCCCTCGCGGTTCTCTTCGCAGCCTCCTTCTTGCCTTCGGCCGACCTAGTGCGCTTCGTAATCTTGTCGGTAACTGCAATGACCTCCATCTTCGTGAGGTCCTTCGCCTCAAGCTCGAGCTTGTTGACCATCGCATCGAAGCGATCGTCGTGCGACCGCAGAGCCTGAAGCACCTGCCAGACGACCTTGTACGTCTGATTGTCGTTCAGCGCATCGTGGGGCTCGACTCCCGCAGGGATGACAACGGGGAGGACGATGTACCCTCGTTTCTTACTGCTGTCGGCCGGCTTCCGCATCACGCGCCCGACCGACTGCACGACGTCAACCTGCGATTTGCGAGGCGTGAGAAAGAGAACTGCGTCAAGAGCGGGTACATCGACGCCTTCGGACAAGCAACGCACGTTGCTCAGGATGCGGCAGGTATCCTCGGGCGTCTCCGCCTTCAGCCAGCTAATCTTCGCCTCCTTCTCCGAGGCGTTCATGCTGCCGTCTACGTGCTCGGCTTGGCACCGCAGTGCCGCGGACGTTGCGGCGTTGCCGTCTGCTGGCTCGCTCTGCTGGTAGGCTTCGACCACAGCCTGGAACATGTCGGCGATGTTCTTCGAGCCGACCTTGTGGACCTTCGCTCCCGTCGGGCGCTCAATGACTTGGCAAAACGCAACCGCCCGCTTCATCGGAGCATGGTCGTCCGTGATTCCTTCCTGGAGTCCCTGCTTTGAGAGCGCCTTCCAGCAACCCACGATTTTCGCTGCGTCGTCGACACGCAGCTCGTTGTTCGCATCCTTCAGCAGGCTCTGGATGCGGCGGCTGACGTGGGACTCCTCGATTGCAAGGACAATGACCTTGTAGTCGACGAGCAGTCCGCGCTTGACCGCCTCCGAGAACGTGAGGACGTGCAGAGCCGGCCCGTACAGGCGCTCGTCATCCATCGAGCAGAGCGCAACGTTGTCCCGCTCGGCCGTGGCTTTCGCCGCGTCACCGAAAATCCGCGGCGTCGCCGTCATGTAGAGGCGCTTCTTGCCGCGGATGTAATCCCCATCGTGCACCCGGACGAAGTGGCTCTCCTCCTCCCCATCGAACCTCGCGCCGGTGGTGCGGTGCGCCTCGTCGCAGATGATGAGGTCGAACTCCGGGAGCCCCTGCTTCTTCTGCGCCTGGTGAATTACTTCGACGGAGTGGTAGGTCGCGTACACGACGCTCATGTGCTCGGCGTCGTGGCGCTTCTTCATCGCTGCCGCCAGTCGCGCTGCGTTGGTCGTCGCAGGGTACTGAAGTTCATGGACGAAGGTCTGGACGGTGTCATCGTCCTTCTTGCGCCGCTTGCCCACATCCGAATCGGAGCAGACCGCAAAGCTCTGAATGCGCGCCTCGCTCTCTTGCGTCCATTCGGTGAGGGTTTGCGAGAGAAGTGCGAGGCTCGGAACGAGGAACAAAACACGCTTGCCCTCCCCCGCGAGGTGCTCGGCAATCTTGAGGCTTGTGAAAGTTTTTCCGGTGCCGCAAGCCATGATGAGCTTGCCTCGCTCGGACGCGTTCAGCCCTTCGAGGACCGCCTTCAATGCGGTCTTTTGGTGCGGAAGGGGCGTCTTTTTCTTCCTGAGGACGGGCGCCTTCCGCGGCGCGAAGCGGGACCAGTCGATGGCGCTCTTCTCGAGCGCCGCGAGGTCAATCTTTGTGACAGGGGTATTCTGGTCTCGAAGCGCCTCCTCCGCGTGTTCGCTCCAGAGGTCCGTCGTGCTTACGATGATGCGGTGGGTGAACGGCTTCTTGCCGGAGGCCGTGAAGAAGCTGTCGATGTCACCCTTCTGCACGCGGTAGTCGGGCGCGTACAGCTTGCATTGGATGGCGTGGATCTCGTCGGAGAAGGACTCCGCCACGAGGTCGATGCCGGCATCCCGCTTGTCGAGGCTGTGGCGCTCGGCCCATGCCGCATATGGCTCGACGCTTCGGTACAGCTCTCGGTACGCGGGCTCGTTCTTTAGGAAGGCGACGGTTAGCTCTTCGAAGTACGTGCCCTGCTCGCGATTCGTCGCGGCAGTGGTCCGAAAGTGCTCAAGAAGGTCCAGGAGAGCGCTCACTTACATTTCCCCACAGCCAATTGTTCTCCGCGTACACATCGCCGCGGGCTGCAGGAGAATCAGGCCAAGTGGCCACCTGTGTCCAGCTTGCCCGCGTATCAGAAGCACCGAACGCAGAGGCCGTCCGCGCGCGCTCCCCGCGATGCCTGCGCTCATCGATCTGGCCGCCGTCTCGTGCCAGCCGCGGGCTGCCCCGGGCACGGATCACACAACTCCTCGACCTGCCCGTACGCACGTCCGACGTGTAAACACGCATCCTGGAGTTGTTGGCGAACGACGGGCGGATGACTCTGAAGGCGCGCCAGTTCCTGGTCGTGCTCGCCGCCGGGATGTGGCCGCGCAGCGGGCGGCATGGGCGATGCTCTGCGACGCAAGGCTCCCGAAGCGCCGCTCCAAGAAGGCGCAGGACGGAGGGACAACCTCGTTTCTACGAGCTTGACCGACCCTGCCCACCTGATAGTGGACCTTGGCAACTACCCGGATCTTGATAGATTTTCAGCGCATGCGCGCCGCGACGCAGCTTCAGCTTCCCGAGGCCAGAGGGTCGGTCGACGCCGTCGCGGCTCGCATCGGGGTCCCCAAGGTTCCCCTGTTCCGATGGTTCGATGCGAAGAGGCTCCCTGCACATCGGGGAGGGAAGCTCTGGAAGTTCAAGCTCTCGGAGGTTGACGACTGGGTGCGCGCTGGTGGAGCTAGCAAAGCGCGTACGCGGGCCATGCCAGTGCGGCGAACGACGACAACAAGGAAGAAGACGAAATGACCGCCACGAACACACTCACCGCCTCGCGCACAACGCCGATGCTGTTCTCGCGACAGCGTCAGCTCCTGCAGCTCCTCGACGCCCTCGGTGGGACGGCTGGCAAGCTCGACTTCCAGAAGCTCCTGTTCCTCTACTGCCAGGAGCAGCCGACGAACGCACCCTACGACTTCGTGCCCTACAAGTTCGGTGCGTTCTCGTTCACGTCGTACGCGGACTGCCGCAAGCTGGTCGCACACGGCCTCATCGAGGACGACGATGGATGGCGGCTTACCGACGCAGGCAGGAAGGTTATCGGGCGCACTCCCGACCTTCAACTCTCCGCTTTCGCGCGCAGTCATCGGCTACGCGGCGACGAGTTGGTCGTCGACACGTACCGGCGCTACCCGTTCTTTGCGACGCGCAGCGAGATCGCTGAGCGTGTGCTCAAGGGCGACGAAGCTGCGCTCGCTCGCATCGAGGTGGTCCGCGCGGCGCGCTCAAACTCCGCGCTGCATACGATCGGCTACGAGGGCCACTCAGTCGAGAGCTACTTGAATGAGCTGCTCCAGAACGGCATCACGATCCTCTGCGACGTGCGTCGCAACCCCATCAGTCGGAAGTACGGGTTCTCGAAGAACACGCTCGCACGCATCTGCGAGAACGTCGGAATCCGCTACGAGCACCTTCCTGAGCTCGGGATTGCATCGGAGCAGCGCCAGGGGCTCGACACTCAGGCAGACTACGACGCATTGTTTGATGACTACGAGCGTACATGGCTCCCCAAGCAAGGCACCGTTCTTGAGAAGATCCGCACGTGGGTAGGCGAGAAGGAGCGCGTAGCTCTCACCTGCTACGAGCACGCTCCGAACCAGTGCCACCGCCACTGCGTGGCCGAAGCGCTCGAAGACAAGTTCGGCAAGGATTACAACGCCAAGCATTTGTGAGAGGGCGGGGCCAAAATGGAAAAGCAGCGCGTTCTCATTACCGTCAAGACGTACCCCACGCTCTCTCGGAAGTACGGCGAGACGGTGTGCACGGCAGGCGTCCGCAAGGATGGCACTTGGGTGCGCATCTATCCGGTTCCCTTCCGCCGCCTTGATGAGAAGGAGCAGTACAGCAAATTCGACTGGGTCGAGTGCCGCCTTCAGCGAAATACCGTCGACGTGCGGCCCGAGACCTACCGGCCCGTGGATCAGCACGAGCTCGTGCCCGTCGGCGAGATGGACACGAGCCACAACTGGAGTGAGCGTCGGGACCTCCTGCTCAAAAAGTCCCGCGTCTACGACAACCTCAAGGAACTGATCGCCGGCGCGAAGGCGAACCAGATTTCTCTCGCCGTGTTCAAGCCCGCGCGCATCCACGACTTTATCGTCGAAGAGGACGAGCGCGACTGGGATATCAACAAGGTGCGCGAGATGCGCGAGGCATCGAGGCAGCACGAACTCTTCGAAGACAACACCTGGCGCGAGACCTTCAGAGTGATCCCGAAGTTGCCCTACAAGTTCTCGTACCGGTTCGAGGACGCTTCGGGGAAAAAGAGCGAGCAGCAGATCCTCGATTGGGAGATCGGCGCACTCTACTGGAACTGCCTCAATCGCGCGAACGGCGACGAGCGCACCGCAATCGCCAAGGTTCGCCAGAAGTACATGGACGAATTCCTCAAGAAGGACCTCCATCTATTCCTCGGCACCACGCAGCAGTGGCACCAAGTGGCTCCGAATCCGTGGGTTATCATCGGCGTCCTGCCGATACCCCACGAAAAGCAGCTCGGCCTTTTCTGAGGCTCCAAAACCTAGTGCGCCTACCCCATACTCGCTCGCCGCGTCATGCGCGCGCCAAGGCCCCTTCAGGCAGTGCGTCAAGGCAGGTGAGCGAGGCGCGCGGGATTCGCGCGTTCCTGCTCGGCGAGGCGCTCCGAAATCTCCGTCAGGCTCATGGCCACGCCAGGTCGATGTGAAGAAGCGGGTCCGCGGGCATCTCCACCTTCGAGGCACGAGCCGCCCGGAAGGCCTCGCCCAACACGCCGATGCTCGAGGCCGCGCGCGCCTGGTCGTCCAACAAGTAGCGGCTCTCCGTCTCCGCACGCAGGTGGTTCAGCACTTAGCCGGCGAGCATCGGCATCTGCTCCTCGACGTTGAAGCGTGGCAGCTTCGCGCAGCGCGCCAGTAGCGTGCTGAGGAGTATCTGTTCGCCATGCCCCGTGTGGATGAGGAGAGGGAGACGCCTGCCAATCCGGGTGACCATGCACGAGAAGCCCTCGCCAACAGGTGACCACACCGGGCCTGAGCACCCGCATCAGGCAGCTCATTCTACTTTGCTTCAGCGACCGCGCGGTTGGTTGCGCCGCGCGGTCGCTCCCCTCAAGTCAAGGGCCTCGGGAATCTCCCCCAAGGCCCTCTCAGCTTCTACCGACTAGCTTCCCTTCGTCAGCAGGCTCCGCCAGATGTCCCTTACAACGAGACCAACGAGGACCCCGAGCAGGAATGCGGAGTTTTCCATGGCTCGTTCCCCCTGGCTTGATCTCCCCAGCCTTCTTTGCCTCCTTCTGCGCCGCGTCGTCATCCATGAGGCGGTGGAGAGCAGCCAGCAGTCCGTCGAAGTGGTACCTGTTCGGGCCACCGAACGGACTGGGCTCCCGCCGCATGTCGCCGAGATCCTCAAGGCCGCGTATATTGGTTCGCCGAACTTTCACGTCCAACCAGGGAGCGGAAATGAAGTGGATTGCGATCACGGCGGCGGTGCTCGCCATGGCGGCGTGTGGTGGCGGTGATGGTGCTGAGAGCGAGCCCCGGCAGTGCTACGAGCTGGTTCTGAATTCGAAGGAGCGGGGCACCGTATGCAACACCAATACGGATTACGAGTTGGCCTGTCTGAGGAAGCAATATGGTGTTACGTGCGACAACTACAGGGGGAGCGACTACCAATGCGTGTACGTTCGGGGCCAAAGAGTCGGCGTCCAGTTTCGGACTAGCTGCATTCCTGGGCAGTGCTACATCTACGCACTGGACAATCCGACGTGCTGCGACGCGACCAATCCCGGCGGCGTGGAGTCCTGGTACTGCCAGTAGACTGCTGCCGCGGACGGGGCAGTCGCCGCCGCAGCTGGCGCTGGCGCTCTGACCGACCGCGCGTTCGGCGCGGGCGGAGGTGGTGCCGAAGCGCTCTTCCAG
It includes:
- a CDS encoding HEAT repeat domain-containing protein; the protein is MERELKSGRPRWLTGLVCVAVVLALGCSRPWKREDSRTWEGCCQGADACLALLQELHGPDTGEKWLPPEQACAAWKLGREGEGVVPRLIPLLRHPERRVRGGAAQALANMGEKATGALPALIEAYEREPGGLALHALSSLDDERAAPAIVRHLLESPTSALEHLGPTLAPVLFDALENPESSWEALVLVRHVLSRRASMHTETFVPRLRT
- a CDS encoding RDD family protein, which gives rise to MSDFREALESISKSPCSKHPGFSAALACIRCGTFICAFCASSSGGLCFRCLHAAPELATRRARLAASLVDGVALLLPSLLLGVLRCLALPDEAAMTAPAVYVPALLVLLVQASLIRGAGASLGKRLLGIRVVRRDGRPAEVWRIALLRNALPIALCGYCGWFSLVDALFIVGEDRRCLHDWLAGTRVVKAPRSPRSFAARLVTG
- a CDS encoding GIY-YIG nuclease family protein; the protein is MCENSRMFELNDALERLHLPPARTLVLRNAVSELGEAIYWIADERPELFCAYQHTQGPQLAVAMQRAQYIVSCIGHAPDRAVFVGVYEIMGGRLIDAAQFNALPEHQELARNGYGMLADPDTTWAFDLQARPFMEAWKGKLVFGWPGGTRSWWRHASRNRFPIEALVEESIIKRRLPPWQELVLTWAQLALLPTSWQIPLSQWRGIYFIHDERRRLGYVGSAAGAENLLGRWLDYATSGHGGNKLLRQSRPADLRFSVLERTSPDIAVREVVLLEQTWKRRLHTRTPCGLNEN
- a CDS encoding DEAD/DEAH box helicase, yielding MSALLDLLEHFRTTAATNREQGTYFEELTVAFLKNEPAYRELYRSVEPYAAWAERHSLDKRDAGIDLVAESFSDEIHAIQCKLYAPDYRVQKGDIDSFFTASGKKPFTHRIIVSTTDLWSEHAEEALRDQNTPVTKIDLAALEKSAIDWSRFAPRKAPVLRKKKTPLPHQKTALKAVLEGLNASERGKLIMACGTGKTFTSLKIAEHLAGEGKRVLFLVPSLALLSQTLTEWTQESEARIQSFAVCSDSDVGKRRKKDDDTVQTFVHELQYPATTNAARLAAAMKKRHDAEHMSVVYATYHSVEVIHQAQKKQGLPEFDLIICDEAHRTTGARFDGEEESHFVRVHDGDYIRGKKRLYMTATPRIFGDAAKATAERDNVALCSMDDERLYGPALHVLTFSEAVKRGLLVDYKVIVLAIEESHVSRRIQSLLKDANNELRVDDAAKIVGCWKALSKQGLQEGITDDHAPMKRAVAFCQVIERPTGAKVHKVGSKNIADMFQAVVEAYQQSEPADGNAATSAALRCQAEHVDGSMNASEKEAKISWLKAETPEDTCRILSNVRCLSEGVDVPALDAVLFLTPRKSQVDVVQSVGRVMRKPADSSKKRGYIVLPVVIPAGVEPHDALNDNQTYKVVWQVLQALRSHDDRFDAMVNKLELEAKDLTKMEVIAVTDKITKRTRSAEGKKEAAKRTARGGNTIGAPQNLSPKPEQQEMEFEIGEIEHAIYAKLVQKVGNRHHWEDWAKDIAKIARTHIDRITGILDESRNTREREAFDRLAEELRDDLNDSITRDEIIEMLAQHLVTRPVFEALFSGHSFAAENSMSRAMQGVLDALQEHRLDKEASTLEKFYASVKMRAEGVESAQGKQKIVVELYDKFFRNAFPKMSERLGIVYTPVEIVDFILKSVDHLLRAEFGQTLGSEGVHVIDPFTGTGTFITRLLQSGLIAEEDLPRKYAKEIHANEIALLAYYIAAINIEAAYHGLVGGMYVPFEGICLTDTFQLYEKDDLISRVLVDNSARRRRQKKLDIRVVVGNPPYSEGQESENDNNANLAYPLLDARIAATYVARSDAKLAKNNYNSYIRAIRWASDRVGNRGIVGFVTGAGFVESNTTDGLRRSLKEEFSSIYIFHLRGNARSSGERRRMEGGNVFDMGSRAPVAISFLVKNPDAKEHGSIQFYDVGDYLSRDQKLQAIANFGSIVGINEANGWTRITPDAHGDWLRQRDESFDKYIALGVKDRKESSPRLFENFSLGVVTARDAWAFNASRRGIAENMVRLIEFYNAELTRFNKAHQQLDKRGREARIEDFINTDPSNISWSRALKNELAKGIALEFDARRIVPSIYRPFTKQWLYFDRKLNEMVYQMPRLFPHASAENRVIMVKQRWSGTGHLALMLDVVSEFQIDGGAQCFPLYLYDGGNSADGADESQGQLFATAKKVPASLGRRDGITDVGLAHFRDAYPGETITKEDIFYYVYGMLHSADYRERFADNLGKELPRIPRVKRAEDFWAFSRAGRTLGDLHVGFEQVGEYPARVEGPAKPFGASYRVEKMRFGNGKDKSVIHYNDHITVRDIPLEAYEYVVNGKSAIEWVVERQCVKTDDASGIVKDANAWAAETVRDPRYSLSLLLRIITVSLETVRLVNALPRLEVIEDSGSTKADRKVVA
- a CDS encoding excisionase family DNA-binding protein, giving the protein MRAATQLQLPEARGSVDAVAARIGVPKVPLFRWFDAKRLPAHRGGKLWKFKLSEVDDWVRAGGASKARTRAMPVRRTTTTRKKTK
- a CDS encoding DUF488 domain-containing protein; translated protein: MTATNTLTASRTTPMLFSRQRQLLQLLDALGGTAGKLDFQKLLFLYCQEQPTNAPYDFVPYKFGAFSFTSYADCRKLVAHGLIEDDDGWRLTDAGRKVIGRTPDLQLSAFARSHRLRGDELVVDTYRRYPFFATRSEIAERVLKGDEAALARIEVVRAARSNSALHTIGYEGHSVESYLNELLQNGITILCDVRRNPISRKYGFSKNTLARICENVGIRYEHLPELGIASEQRQGLDTQADYDALFDDYERTWLPKQGTVLEKIRTWVGEKERVALTCYEHAPNQCHRHCVAEALEDKFGKDYNAKHL